A region of Amyelois transitella isolate CPQ chromosome 19, ilAmyTran1.1, whole genome shotgun sequence DNA encodes the following proteins:
- the LOC132902881 gene encoding uncharacterized protein LOC132902881, producing the protein MTSKTIIIFILFHYSLARTIINSHLDQDSNIQESIINCGTEIANKHFDYRIHTAVYFNDVEIKHVNSFLISYKGTVIIECKRDTAPPKQVVVIVETFHSFMKILYRMKPDLRGKTLLSSGTKFIILFLSTPKKVDKIFAILWSYHVTNVVTIANEKTNITLYTYFPYRNQFDCQNTLPKMIGVWKGNAITENIFSNKMKNMQGCPLYISTDKLYHPELEYKVPLQIIKKVLLKLLRDKMNFTAVTSIRDYVSLDLHRARNWSDSLNDVVSGRDNISTCSIPLGVDKSGLLDFSTPYFRVRHGWLAPPISPGPVLWRLLTPLNGYLWLILLIVVTIVNLIPIVWKIRSVKKFGMTYFKNFKRLHGIIFRSWGVMMGQPVRMAPKRFRDLYIIGLWIWFTFVVRSAYQSVLILALKTDTADGAFNNLKESIDYGYKFGGRATFINYFEYDQGIKDMFIVIPDSEFDNMFWDVVEGRKKFVLAISLEYAWAYCLSRGRKENECGLVLVDSILSVPLVIWTRHQSPFARLISIWIQRFVESGLLDREWVNAPSVTSVLPSDATPLTWKQTTSCMLCYLLGVAISIIVFLIELALHKIKKKKIKFVL; encoded by the coding sequence ATGACGAGTAAGactattattatctttattctTTTCCATTACTCATTAGCAAgaacaataattaattcacaTCTGGATCAAGATTCCAATATACAAGAATCTATAATCAACTGTGGTACAGAAATTGCGAATAAGCATTTCGACTACCGCATACATACCGCTGTATACTTCAATGACgttgaaataaaacatgttaATTCATTCTTGATATCGTACAAGGGAACTGTTATCATAGAATGCAAAAGGGACACAGCTCCACCGAAGCAAGTGGTTGTGATTGTTGAAACATTCCATTCGttcatgaaaatattgtacaGAATGAAACCAGATCTCAGAGGAAAAACTTTGTTAAGCAGCGGTacgaaatttataatattatttctatcaaCACCCAAGaaagttgataaaatattCGCTATTTTGTGGAGTTACCATGTGACGAATGTAGTTACAATTGCGAACGAGAAAACCAACATTACATTGTACACATATTTTCCTTATCGTAATCAGTTTGATTGTCAGAATACTCTGCCGAAAATGATTGGCGTTTGGAAAGGAAACGCGattactgaaaatattttttcaaacaagATGAAGAATATGCAAGGTTGTCCACTTTACATATCAACCGATAAGCTATATCACCCTGAGTTAGAGTATAAGGTTCCtttgcaaataataaaaaaagtattattgaaACTACTCAGGGACAAAATGAATTTTACGGCCGTCACGTCAATTAGAGATTACGTTAGCTTGGATTTGCATAGAGCTCGCAACTGGTCTGACTCGCTCAATGACGTGGTTTCAGGGAGAGATAACATCTCCACTTGCAGTATTCCACTAGGGGTGGACAAATCAGGACTTCTAGATTTTTCTACACCCTATTTCCGTGTTCGTCATGGATGGCTAGCTCCGCCGATATCGCCGGGACCGGTCCTGTGGCGGCTACTGACACCGTTGAACGGTTATCTGTGGCTCATCCTTTTAATAGTTGTAACTATCGTCAATTTAATTCCAATCGTATGGAAGATAAGATCAGTTAAAAAATTTGGAATGacttactttaaaaacttCAAAAGATTACATGGAATTATTTTCCGGAGTTGGGGCGTGATGATGGGTCAACCAGTCAGGATGGCGCCAAAACGGTTCCGAGATTTATACATAATCGGCCTGTGGATTTGGTTTACTTTTGTTGTGAGAAGTGCCTATCAGAGTGTGCTCATATTGGCTTTGAAAACTGACACCGCGGACGGTGCCTTCAATAATTTGAAGGAAAGTATTGACTACGGTTACAAATTCGGTGGGCGCGCTACTTTCATTAACTATTTTGAATACGACCAAGGCATCAAGGATATGTTTATCGTTATTCCGGATTCTGAATTTGATAATATGTTTTGGGATGTAGTGGAGGGGAGGAAGAAGTTTGTGCTGGCTATTTCTTTAGAATATGCGTGGGCTTATTGTCTTTCTCGGGGAAGGAAAGAGAACGAATGTGGATTGGTCCTTGTTGACTCGATCTTGAGTGTTCCTTTGGTAATCTGGACGAGGCATCAATCGCCGTTTGCTAGGCTGATATCAATTTGGATTCAGCGATTCGTTGAGAGTGGTTTATTAGACAGGGAATGGGTAAATGCCCCGAGCGTTACTTCAGTGTTGCCTTCAGACGCCACTCCTCTCACTTGGAAACAAACTACGAGTTGCAtgttgtgttatttattaGGTGTTGCCATCtctattattgtatttttaatagaacTTGCCCTGCAcaaaatcaaaaagaaaaaaattaaattcgttttataa